The segment TTCGGATCGCCCTCTGGAGCTATGCCCGCAGCCACGACGGTCGCTTCCCGTCCCAGGAGGATCAGACCGCCATCCCGGACGAGGCGTGGCAGGTGCCCGACCCCTGCGGGATGCGGTATCGCTACGTGCCCGGACAGTTCGCCGACGAGGGGCACGAGCCGCTTGTCTATGAACCTGGGCTTTTTGGCCTCGATTGCCTGGTGCTGCTGACCGATGGTCGGATCGTCGTGATGAGCCTCGACGCAATTGAGCAAACGCTCGACGAGGAGCAAACCCCATGAGACGCTCGATCATCGTGGGCTCGATCATGCTCCTGCTCTTCGTTGCCCTTGCCGTCATCGGCCTGGTTGTGCCGCTTGACGTGATGATCGCCCTGAGCTTGGGCTGGGTCTTCTTCCTCGGCCGGGTGCTGCCGGAGGTCACCATTGCCTGGGATGGGGTGGTTACGGCAGTGGTTTGCCTGGTTGTTTTCGTGGTTGGTGCCCATGCCTTTCTTCGCTGGATTGCGCAGCAGCGGATCGCGGAAGGCTCAGCAAACGCTCGACCCTGGCCGTTCCGATGGACTGTGTCGATGATGGGGGTGATTGTCGTCATGTTCCTCGCCGGGATCGCGGCGACCGGGGTCGTCCATCAGGTCGGCTGGCTGTTGACCTCGCGCGAGCCGATCGTGGGCTTCGTCAGTGTGGCCGCGCAGCGTGCTCAGTCCTCGAACAATCTCAAGGTGATCGGCATTGGTTTGTACAACTACCACGACTCGCACGGCACCTTCCCGCCCGGCGGGACGTTTGATGATCGCGGCCGACCGCTCCACGGTTGGCAGGCGATGCTCTTGCCTTATGTCGATCATCAGGCGATTTACGACCAAATAACCTTCGAACTGCCCTGGAATGATCCCGCCAATCGCGACCCGTTTCAGACCGAGGTGTTGATGTTTCTCAACCCCGGAAACCCCGATCGGAGTGATGCGACCGGGTATGCCCTCAGCCATTATGCCGGGAACGCTCGCATTCTCGGTGGGGACATGCCCCGAAGTCTGACCGACCTGACGGATGGGGCCTCCACCACGATTCTGGCCGGCGAGGTGGTGAGCGATTTCCTTGCCTGGGGCCATCCGACCCAGTGGCGGGACCCGGCGCTCGGCATCAACCGCTCTCCCCGAGGCTTTGGAAGCTCGTTTCCCCCTGGAGGGGCGAATTTTGTGTTCGCCGATGGCTCGGTCCGGTTCGTGAAGGACTCGGTCGCTCCTCAGGTTCTCAAGGCGTTGAGTACTCCAGCCGGAAACGAAGCGATTTCCAATGGAATGTACTGACGACGATGTGTTCGTCGCAGCTGACCTTGCCCAGTCTCACTCGACGAGCAGCACGTCCGAGACGAACAATAAACGAAAATGTGGTCTTCGCTCATGTTTGGATATTTCGAAACCAAGCGGCAACGCCGGAACCGGATTCGTTCCCAGCCCTTTCCCAATGATTGGGATGCGATCCTGCACAGGCAGGTTCCGCTTTATCAACACCTCTCCGACCAGGATCGTCAGGAACTTCAAGGGCTCATCCAGATCTTTGTCGATGAGAAACACTTCGAGGGATGCGGCGGCTTGACGTTGAACGACGCCATCCGCGTGACGATCGCTGCGCAGGCATGCATCCTCCTCTTGCATCGCGAGACGGACCTCTACCCTCGACTGATTTCCATTCTCGTCTATCCGAGTACCTACGTGGCCCAGGCACGCCAGCCGATCGGCGGAGGGATGGTTCTCGAAGGCGAAATTGCCCGCCTCGGCGAGGCATGGAAGGACGGGGTGGTGGTGCTGTCCTGGGACGATGTCCTCGCCGGAGCCTCAGACATTCACGACGGCCACAACGTCGTGCTGCACGAGTTCGCCCACCAGCTTGACCAGGAGAATGGTCCCGCGGACGGGGCGCCGGTCCTTGAACAGCGCAGTCAGTACGTCTCCTGGGCTCGCGTGCTCGGCAACGAATACGAGCAACTTCGCCAAGATGCCTCGCTGGGGAGACCGAGTGTGCTGGATCGGTATGGCGCGACCAATCCGGCGGAGTTCTTCGCGGTGGCGACCGAGTGTTACTTCGAAAAGCCCAAGGAACTTCAACGCTCGCATCCCGAGTTGTTCGAAGAACTCAGGGCGTACTACCACTTTGACCCGACGGAGATTCGGGAGTTGGGTTAAGGGCGGCTTGCGTCTTCAATGCCCGTGGCCAGCATCGCCAAGGTCTGCAAGGTCACGTGCAGGAGACCCTTGCGTGACCCACGAGCAGGGAATTCTCAGGATTCTGATGACACCTGCCAGGATTCTGCGGTCGGTCATACCGCAATTGACCGATTTGAGGCTCATCACGCCCGGTACGATCGTTTCGAAACGGTTTGGCACGCCCCTTGCGAATGAGTCACTCAAGAAATGAGGGACTCATCATGAATGACAGAACCTATTTCGAGCGATTGATGGCCTCTGCCGAGCGGGTTGCACACCACGCCTGGCATCCGGGGAAGGACCAGGCGATTGTGCAGTGCATCGAGGAGATCGAGATGATTGCACTCGACGGACTTATCAGCGACGAGCAATGTGAGGTGCTCCGGACCATCCTTCAAAGCGGTTGCTCGATCGCCGCCTGAAGAGAGGGGATTCGCCCGGCTCAAGGAATGGGTTGATCGAGCTGCCGTAGAATTCGCTCGGCTCGGTAGACGATCTCAAGGTCCTGATGATCCAGAGCCGTCTTCAGCGCGGGGATGGCGACCGGGCCGAGGGTCAGCAGTTCACGCTCGGCCGCCTCTCGGACACTCGGGGAAGGATCGCCAAGCTGGGGCACCAGCAGCGCTGCCTGATCGGAAAGGCTTGGGTCGATTCCGGAGATGATCACGGTCGCCACACGGACGGTTCGATCGACCGGAGGAAACACGTCCAGCGGCACGAGTTCGTCGATCGCTGCTCGGTCGAGGTGGGCCAGCACGATGAGACGATCGGGTCGGAACAAATGGTCGCCCAGTTCGTCGAGGGTGGTCCTCGCCCGATCCTCACGAATCCCTTGGCTCACGAGACGTCGCAACAATTCACGGGCCGAAACCTCGGCATAGGCTGGGTCCGAGTCGGTGAACACGTCTGAAAGGGTCAGCGTGACGGGAGGGCCCTTCACCTGCGCCGGGGAAGCGTCGGAGGCCGCTTCCAACCGCTCAGAGGTACTGAGGAAGAGCGAACCGTCCTCGGTGATCCGGTAACTCAGCCCTGACTTGCCGAGCATGTCGGCCAGCACGTCACGCGCCGGTCGGATTCCGGCGGTGAGGTCTGCCGGAGTCGTATCGAGGTCGATCTCGGCGTCGGCAAGTGTTCGATCGTCCCGCACCGTTTGCAAGCCGGTTTGATTGCGGATGAGTTGGAGCACGTCGGCCACCGGCCTGGCGGAGCCGTTGAGCGTGACGCTCTGGTTCAGACGTTGCTCGATACGTGCTCGAACGGCCGCATCGGCCTCGGCGGGCACCGGCGAAGGCGGCGGAGTGGCTCGGGATTCGGGATCATCCCCGTTCTCGTCGTCGAAGACATCGAGCGCGGGGTCTCGGTTCGAATCGTCCTGAGCATTGGACTCCGAGTCCGAATCGTTATCCTCCTTGATCGGCTCCTCCGAGGACTGGGGCTGTTCTGCGGGCAGCTCGTCGAGCCAGCCGATCCGGTAACCGCCATCCGTCGGAACGATCACGGCGAGATCATGCAACGAATGGAAAGACAGGTTTTGAAGCGTGTAATCATCGGGGCCGTCCTGGAGTGTTAGCGGAATGGGGAGGGCCAGTTCTGCGTCGTATGCGAGAAATCGTTCCGCCCGGCCTTCGACCTCGATGACCAACGAGTCGTCCAGTTCGCGGAGGGCTCGAAACGGGTGAGATTCCGAGAGGAAGACCAGCGGGTGGTCAGCGGGAGGGTTTTGAGAGAGGTTCGCCCCGAACCATCGAAGGCTGTCCACCCGTTCCCGAGCCGGAGGCCAGTGAGACAGGAACGTGCCCGACGAGAGCCGGATCTCGAGATCGAAGTCTTCGATCGGTTTACCCAAAAAGCGAACCACCGAAACCGGCGCGATGGGTAAGCCCCACGGTCCAGGGTTCTCCTGCTTCGGACGGGCTGTGCCGACCACGCTCGGCATTGCATTCCCGGCCGCGTTTCGATCGTTGATCCGTTCCTGAGCCGGAGAGCCGACCCAGATCGACCATTCCTCGACAGTGACCGGCAGAACCTCCTGCGCGACGCTGGAAGGCAAGACCTCAGGAACGGACACAAGCGCAAGGATCACCAGGATCATGAGCGGCGCGATCCGAGTTGAAGGACGATTCATACCAGGTGCTCGGCAAAAGAAACGAATCGTTTTGTGCGAGTGTGTTGTGGCCGAAGGGGCTCGTTATTCGTCTAGAGGATCGCGGATCAGGCGAGCATTGGCCCAGATCAGGCGGTCGCCGGTATCCTGATCGGAGCCGTAGTCAACCACGAGCCGAAGCGTCTGTGCACCCGCAATGGGCAGGCGAAGCGGCGTGGCCGGGGCATCGGCTCGAAGGTCGGTCGCGGCGAAGATCTCCTCCTCGTCGGCAAACACCCGGCAATCCACCCGCCCGAGGTCGCTCGCCTCGTCGTCGAAGCCGACCAGGGCCTCGAACGTCTCGAAGCGTCCGTTCAGGTCGTAGGTCAGCGCGCAGTAGGAGTGAACGGCGATCCCTCGTTCGAAGGTTTGGCCATCGATTCGCAGCGGTCCCCCGCTGAGCGAGGTGTCTCGGCTCCAGGGAACCAGACGCCCAAAATAGGAGACTTGCTCGACCTGAGAGGGTTCGAGGTCGGAGAGGTACGTCATCCGAGTCCCTCGGAACCGGACCGATTGCACGTCCGAGGCGGGGACCTTGAGTGTCGCTCCCCAGACCGTTTCGAGCGTCCAGGTCGTCTCGTCGATCGCTCGGCAGAAGCCGGAGATGGTCTGGTTGTCGGTCAGTGACACGCGCGCGATCGGCTCGTCAAGCTCGGGTTCGCCTGGCGACGGGCCTTCGGCAAACACGATGCCCTCCACCAACCGGAGGGGAACGGTGCGGTGTTGCTCCTGGTAGAGCATCCGAAGGCGGTCTCCCTCCATTCCTTCCAGAATCCCGGCCACGGGCACGAGTTCACCGGCTCGGGTGCGGGCGAGCAGCACGTCTTCGGCGCCTCGGGCTTCGAGGCGATCCGAAAACTCGTCCGCCGCCTCGATCCGGTCGAACGTCTCGACGCGAACCCCTCGGAGCCGGGCAAACGGGATCAAGATCGCCTCGTGGTCGGTCCAAACCGGTAAAAGGGTCAGTGATTCCTCATTCATTGCGTCGAGTGTACCGGAAAGTTCCTGGCCATCGTCAAGGAAGAGTCGCACCTCGAACCCCGACGAGGAGGCTGGCTGATCGGCTTCGAAGGCCCGCTCCGGGGCGGTGCTTTGATCAGCTTGCACTGACAGGGACGCAGCGTTCTGATCCGCATAGGTGAGGTTGATCTGGAACGTCTTTTCCTTGCAGTCACCGGCCGGAGGTTCGAGGAACAGATCGGCGCGAGGACGATCGCCCGAGCGTCGCAGGACAAGCGGCCAGTCGGTGGATCCGCTGGTGTCGAGGCGCCAACGGGTCTCGCCCTCGTCGGTTTGGCACGAGACGACGACCTGGGTGAGCTTGGCGGTTCGAAGACCGGAAAGATTGATGCGAAGATCACGGATGCCGTTCGGTTCCGGTTCCGCCCGAGGCGTCTGGGAAGCCCTTGCGGACGAGGCCGTTCGTGTGGTCGTCGGAACCACCGTTCCCGGCGGGGGTGGCGGTTGATCGGCCTCCGGAGCTCCTTCTTCGGTAGCGTCCTCCGGACGGTTCGGTTCGTCTTCCCTTGCCTTCGACGGATGCGGGCCGGTCACATCCACATTCGGTTGACCAAGAAAATGACCCGACAACGAGACAGTACGCTCGAATCGAATGACGTCGATCTCATTGAGGGGGATGATTGCCTTCGGCTCGGGAGGCGCAGCATCGTCGTTCGCGGGTTCATGCGATGTGGCAGGGGAGTCTTCAGGGGCTGGCACGGCAGAATCGGCA is part of the Tautonia marina genome and harbors:
- a CDS encoding DUF1559 family PulG-like putative transporter; protein product: MRRSIIVGSIMLLLFVALAVIGLVVPLDVMIALSLGWVFFLGRVLPEVTIAWDGVVTAVVCLVVFVVGAHAFLRWIAQQRIAEGSANARPWPFRWTVSMMGVIVVMFLAGIAATGVVHQVGWLLTSREPIVGFVSVAAQRAQSSNNLKVIGIGLYNYHDSHGTFPPGGTFDDRGRPLHGWQAMLLPYVDHQAIYDQITFELPWNDPANRDPFQTEVLMFLNPGNPDRSDATGYALSHYAGNARILGGDMPRSLTDLTDGASTTILAGEVVSDFLAWGHPTQWRDPALGINRSPRGFGSSFPPGGANFVFADGSVRFVKDSVAPQVLKALSTPAGNEAISNGMY
- a CDS encoding M90 family metallopeptidase; this encodes MFGYFETKRQRRNRIRSQPFPNDWDAILHRQVPLYQHLSDQDRQELQGLIQIFVDEKHFEGCGGLTLNDAIRVTIAAQACILLLHRETDLYPRLISILVYPSTYVAQARQPIGGGMVLEGEIARLGEAWKDGVVVLSWDDVLAGASDIHDGHNVVLHEFAHQLDQENGPADGAPVLEQRSQYVSWARVLGNEYEQLRQDASLGRPSVLDRYGATNPAEFFAVATECYFEKPKELQRSHPELFEELRAYYHFDPTEIRELG
- a CDS encoding HEAT repeat domain-containing protein, translating into MILVILALVSVPEVLPSSVAQEVLPVTVEEWSIWVGSPAQERINDRNAAGNAMPSVVGTARPKQENPGPWGLPIAPVSVVRFLGKPIEDFDLEIRLSSGTFLSHWPPARERVDSLRWFGANLSQNPPADHPLVFLSESHPFRALRELDDSLVIEVEGRAERFLAYDAELALPIPLTLQDGPDDYTLQNLSFHSLHDLAVIVPTDGGYRIGWLDELPAEQPQSSEEPIKEDNDSDSESNAQDDSNRDPALDVFDDENGDDPESRATPPPSPVPAEADAAVRARIEQRLNQSVTLNGSARPVADVLQLIRNQTGLQTVRDDRTLADAEIDLDTTPADLTAGIRPARDVLADMLGKSGLSYRITEDGSLFLSTSERLEAASDASPAQVKGPPVTLTLSDVFTDSDPAYAEVSARELLRRLVSQGIREDRARTTLDELGDHLFRPDRLIVLAHLDRAAIDELVPLDVFPPVDRTVRVATVIISGIDPSLSDQAALLVPQLGDPSPSVREAAERELLTLGPVAIPALKTALDHQDLEIVYRAERILRQLDQPIP
- a CDS encoding NPCBM/NEW2 domain-containing protein, coding for MWLTAILVTGAGLIAGPFDDYSRSFEGDAIAPETLAPERYGLEEAVTIEPEGLRLRLKPGTEETGWKSPTTLRIGGNVTIRVEIVVQSLPTPEQEDGVAVGISVASQSLDQPDATLVRVTEPDGSARYRLVNQPRNLPQRPSQMRMVAPGINPAARDAKPPRPTYPAEGKTFSLMLQRDGSTLRYRVLDAASDTPRDLGQMTFGTSDLIGVKVFALNRNGAEDVDVMIKSVTLHADQLRGLGTAVRTIDGQVVYGEPIGLKDGSLLVGPAHPSQVADASKSSSPTAEMQTIEGERLVQRARVIVQENVVIGGDAPIVVEGVLNGTIAAAPADHADSAVPAPEDSPATSHEPANDDAAPPEPKAIIPLNEIDVIRFERTVSLSGHFLGQPNVDVTGPHPSKAREDEPNRPEDATEEGAPEADQPPPPPGTVVPTTTRTASSARASQTPRAEPEPNGIRDLRINLSGLRTAKLTQVVVSCQTDEGETRWRLDTSGSTDWPLVLRRSGDRPRADLFLEPPAGDCKEKTFQINLTYADQNAASLSVQADQSTAPERAFEADQPASSSGFEVRLFLDDGQELSGTLDAMNEESLTLLPVWTDHEAILIPFARLRGVRVETFDRIEAADEFSDRLEARGAEDVLLARTRAGELVPVAGILEGMEGDRLRMLYQEQHRTVPLRLVEGIVFAEGPSPGEPELDEPIARVSLTDNQTISGFCRAIDETTWTLETVWGATLKVPASDVQSVRFRGTRMTYLSDLEPSQVEQVSYFGRLVPWSRDTSLSGGPLRIDGQTFERGIAVHSYCALTYDLNGRFETFEALVGFDDEASDLGRVDCRVFADEEEIFAATDLRADAPATPLRLPIAGAQTLRLVVDYGSDQDTGDRLIWANARLIRDPLDE